Sequence from the Rhizobium sp. TH2 genome:
TGTCCTTCTTCGCCGAACCGCTGACCATGTCGTCGCCGTCCATCAGCCCATGCAGGATGCGAAAGGGGTCGCTTTTCAGGCTGAATGCCTTGAAGATGTCGGCGGAATCAACCTCCAGATTGTCGAATGTGTAAATCCGCTGGCCCTTGTTGTTGAAGAACTCGGCGCTCTCTATCGTGCCATCGGTGATGACGTTCTGGGTCTTTTCGAAGTTCTCGCCTTCGAAGACCATGGACGTGCCGTCCTTGTCCTTCAGGGTGAATGTGTCGTCGATGAGTTTCGAGATAACGAGCGTCTTGCCGTCGAACTGGGAGAAGTTGTCGAAATCGGGCAGTCTCTTGCCGTAGACGATCGTAGCCATTGTGGAATCCTCATGATGCCTTGGCCGGACAAGACACGATGAGGGTTGCGCTGGGCTTGTCGCGCCCTCCCGCCTTGACAAATCGGGCACATCATGCGCTTGTCCCGCCGAATTTTAACGACCCATTTCCCGGGATTCCCGGCAGGATATTCGACATGCAGGACCAACAGTTTCACCGCTACCGCAGCCATACATGCGCGGCACTCCGCAAATCCGACGTCGGCCAGACCGTGCGTATTTCCGGCTGGGTGCATCGCGTGCGCGACCACGGCGGCCTGCTGTTCATCGACCTGCGCGACCATTACGGCATGACCCAGATCGTCGTCGATCCGGATTCGCCTGCCTTCAAGGCGGCCGAGACCGTGCGCGGCGAATGGGTGATCCGTATCGACGGCCTGGTCAAGGCTCGCTCCGAGGAGACCGTCAACAAGCAGATGGCGACCGGCGAGATCGAACTCTACGCACAGGAGATCGAAGTGCTCTCCGCCGCCAAGGAGCTGCCCTTGCCGGTGTTCGGCGAGCCCGATTATCCCGAGGACATCCGCCTGAAATACCGCTTCCTCGATCTCCGTCGCGAGACGCTGCACAAGAACATCGTCAAGCGCAGCCAGATCATCTCCGACATGCGCAACCGGATGACCGATATCGGCTTCGGCGAATATTCGACGCCGATCCTGACCGCGTCGTCGCCAGAAGGCGCGCGCGACTTCCTGGTGCCGTCGCGCATCCATCCCGGCACGTTCTTCGCGCTGCCGCAGGCGCCGCAGCAGTACAAGCAGCTTCTGATGGTGGCCGGCTTCGACCGCTATTTCCAGATCGCGCCCTGCTTCCGCGACGAAGACCCGCGCGCCGACCGCCTGCCGGGCGAATTCTACCAGCTCGACGTCGAAATGAGCTTCGTGACGCAGGAAGACGTGTGGGACACGATGGGTCCCGTGATGACCGAAGTGTTCGAGAAATTCGCCGACGGCAAGCCGGTGACCAAGGACTGGCCGCGCATTCCTTACGATGTCGCGATCCGCAAATACGGTTCCGACAAGCCTGATCTCCGCAACCCGATCGAGATGCAGAGCGTCACCGAGCATTTCGCCGGTTCGGGTTTCAAGGTGTTCGCCGGCATGATCGAGAAGAACCCGAAGGTCGAGGTCTGGGCAATCCCGGCCAAAACGGGTGGTTCGCGCGCCTTCTGCGACCGCATGAATGCCTGGGCGCAATCGACCGGCCAGCCGGGCCTCGGCTATATCTTCTGGCGCAAGGAAGAGGACGGCACGACGGCCGGTTCCGGGCCACTCGCCAAGAACATCGGCGAAGAGCGCACCGAAGCCATCCGAACCCAGCTCGGTCTCGACGTGGGCGACGCCTGCTTCTTCGTGGCCGGCGAACCCTCTAAATTCTACAAGTTTGCAGGCGAGGCGCGCACCAAGGCCGGCGAGGAACTGAACCTCGTCGATCGCGACCGGTTCGAGCTGTGCTG
This genomic interval carries:
- the aspS gene encoding aspartate--tRNA ligase, whose amino-acid sequence is MQDQQFHRYRSHTCAALRKSDVGQTVRISGWVHRVRDHGGLLFIDLRDHYGMTQIVVDPDSPAFKAAETVRGEWVIRIDGLVKARSEETVNKQMATGEIELYAQEIEVLSAAKELPLPVFGEPDYPEDIRLKYRFLDLRRETLHKNIVKRSQIISDMRNRMTDIGFGEYSTPILTASSPEGARDFLVPSRIHPGTFFALPQAPQQYKQLLMVAGFDRYFQIAPCFRDEDPRADRLPGEFYQLDVEMSFVTQEDVWDTMGPVMTEVFEKFADGKPVTKDWPRIPYDVAIRKYGSDKPDLRNPIEMQSVTEHFAGSGFKVFAGMIEKNPKVEVWAIPAKTGGSRAFCDRMNAWAQSTGQPGLGYIFWRKEEDGTTAGSGPLAKNIGEERTEAIRTQLGLDVGDACFFVAGEPSKFYKFAGEARTKAGEELNLVDRDRFELCWIVDFPFFEYNDEDKKVDFAHNPFSMPQGGLDALMSQDPLTIKAYQYDAVCNGFEIASGSIRNQSPELMVKAFELVGLSQTDVEERFGGMYRAFQYGAPPHGGCAFGIDRVVMLLVGAKNLREITLFPMNQQAQDLLMNAPAPAMPKQLMELSLRVIPPVKKD